TCAAGGCGCTTTTTGAAAGATACAATTTCACACGGTATAAGATGCTCGCGCATGAGGAAAATCGCGGGATCATCAAGAACCTCATCGGGGCGCTGAAAGAGGCATCCGCAAAGTGGGTCAAGGTATTGTCTCCGGGGGACTTCTTCTATTCGGAGAAGGTGCTTTCCCGCTGGTATGTGCATGTCCGGCGTGTAGGGTGCGATGTGTCCTTCGGTCGGCACATCATGTACAGGAAGATCGATGCGGGCTATGAAATGATCCCCTCCGTCTTCAGACATCGGAAAAATTGGGCGGAGGACGTCTTTACCTCCTATATCACCTACGATCAAAGCGTAGGCGGGTGTCTGGCATTTCATAAGAAGGACTGCTATCTGCACTACTTGGAGCTGCTCGCGGAACGAGGAGCGATCCTGTCGGAGGATGCCTCCCATATCATCATGGCGTGCGAGCGGGTCAAGATGGACTTGTACTTGGAAAATGTCATTTACTATGAGCGGTCGGGCATATCGGCGGGATTCAACTCGCGCCTGCGGGAT
This portion of the Selenomonas sp. TAMA-11512 genome encodes:
- a CDS encoding glycosyltransferase family A protein produces the protein MHARPDKEADVTVLFITYQQDEEETLMSLRSVLRQKDICVEIVVSDDGSEENHFDAIKALFERYNFTRYKMLAHEENRGIIKNLIGALKEASAKWVKVLSPGDFFYSEKVLSRWYVHVRRVGCDVSFGRHIMYRKIDAGYEMIPSVFRHRKNWAEDVFTSYITYDQSVGGCLAFHKKDCYLHYLELLAERGAILSEDASHIIMACERVKMDLYLENVIYYERSGISAGFNSRLRDEHRIAFQIAMESDKITDRERSILELTWKRRWEGTAWTLSDRLRWYLYVPQWPFVKKQLYREHVALEQRMDTEYIERLKTD